Proteins co-encoded in one Fusarium musae strain F31 chromosome 3, whole genome shotgun sequence genomic window:
- a CDS encoding hypothetical protein (EggNog:ENOG41) codes for MSDIAIIGYSFKLPQDVNDDTSFWAVLQNRRNLASDWPGDRVKVDSCINARKPALGSTIPVDAGILLQVAIVDAISNLCAYEASLDEQLDRGDGLFHSRRLEGSSHLCSKRPSASVTESFSTVQYATEYKQMLDWGAEESPQLEPRIYTTETFFNALGQSIRVVAAGGGSLKRSFDLAGRLAKVEAYASVSSVVATASIDHVTYEPDDQVGSVLYGNGALVKNTYGISDHRLLKSRNTSTEEGRVLQDISSWYDCMGRLVRREDKAQQTLFFDNCRISPTEDFTYDSLGQLVESRGRELTNLLTVLGEPVHQILTYVALPIFQETGNKWHRM; via the exons ATGAGTGACATTGCGATTATTGGGTATTCTTTCAAGCTTCCCCAGGATGTCAACGATGACACAAGCTTCTGGGCTGTTCTCCAAAACCGCCGAAACTTGGCGTCTGACTGGCCTGGGGATCGTGTCAAGGTTGACTCGTGCATAAACG CTAGAAAACCAGCCCTTGGATCCACTATCCCAGTCGATGCTGGTATTCTTCTTCAGGTCGCTATTGTTGACGCCATATCGAATCTCTGCGCCTATGAGGCATCGCTTGATGAACAACTGGACCGTGGAGATGGCCTGTTTCATTCTCGTCGTCTGGAAGGCAGCTCCCATTT ATGCTCAAAGAGGCCGTCTGCGTCTGTGACAGAAAGCTTTTCAACTGTACAATACGCCACAGAGTATAAGCAGATGCTGGACTGGGGAGCAGAGGAGAGCCCACAGTTGGAGCCGAGGATATACACAACAGAGACATTCTTCAATGCCCTGGGGCAGAGTATCCGTGTTGTTGCCGCGGGAGGTGGCTCTCTCAAACGATCCTTTGATCTCGCTGGGCGATTGGCGAAGGTTGAAGCCTACGCGTCTGTCAGTAGTGTTGTTGCCACAGCCTCTATCGACCATGTCACATACGAGCCCGACGATCAAGTGGGCTCGGTTCTCTACGGCAACGGAGCATTGGTTAAAAATACCTATGGTATATCTGATCACAGACTACTGAAAAGTCGCAACACTAGCACTGAGGAGGGTCGTGTGCTGCAGGACATCTCATCCTGGTACGACTGCATGGGCCGACTAGTTCGAAGGGAAGATAAGGCACAACAGACTCTCTTCTTTGACAATTGTCGTATCAGTCCTACTGAAGACTTTACCTACGACTCTCTCGGCCAGTTGGTTGAGTCCCGGGGTCGTGAGTTGACAAATCTCCTGACGGTCCTGGGAGAACCAGTCCACCAGATCCTCACCTACGTCGCTCTACCAATTTTTCAGGAGACGGGAAACAAATGGCACCGTATGTAG
- a CDS encoding hypothetical protein (EggNog:ENOG41), producing MVYTIVVHLYAKDDEESLKKLTAKLIEASRVYSQDKETLSWHVMQSTADRRAFTIVERYEQESSQKYHLENPYWKTFDPYVIPLLEKPMDLRRFEELDTSKDVEVPQ from the exons ATGGTCTACACAATCGTTGTCCACCTCTACGCCAAAGACGACGAGGAGtccctcaagaagctcaccgccaagctcatcgagGCTAGCCGCGTCTACTCCCAGGACAAGGAGACCCTCTCATGGCACGTCATGCAGTCCACCGCTGACCGACGGGCTTTCACCATTGTTGAGCGCTATGAGCAGGAGAGC AGCCAGAAGTATCATCTCGAGAACCCTTACTGGAAGACTTTCGACCCTTACGTCATTCCCCTGCTGGAGAAGCCTATGGACTTGAGAAGatttgaggagcttgacaCTAGCAAGGACGTTGAGGTTCCTCAATAA
- a CDS encoding hypothetical protein (EggNog:ENOG41): MSNYIPSFSAPNSRPGSPLPLGSPSASRPTSFYANSRANSFVGTRRNSAVPPTSRKNSVAAPSRKNSTAPPSRRNSEDKGASDPESTDLEVLKNEKGEPLAGRIVGGKYVDPSNESVDPEFGAIKTVDIDMPLTLTELVNEKGKEYIVLGFATGDKENPFNWNPWYKRSISTILNLMTLFIGLATTAYSSGIASMCKDLDAPNIKGQLGLFTFNISCAVAPMVLAPFCELVGRKVVYASSFLCFSLLFIGLALAKDIDTIIGLRLLLGLFGCVGTILVGGTFDDMYEPHHRSRPMAMFSWVAIFGTVAAPIYAGFIDQAIGWRWIEGIQGIANVPLLLVIFFYFPETRGGVALHKRAKALRQATGDERYVSAGDILTPSLQAMLKASSVKAIHMLVTEPVVFAFGLWIAFCWAVVFLFLSVIPITFQEHHGWGEGVSGLPYISLCIGTTLGWLAHHLQMRKFDRLVADPNVKVTPEARLYGAMYGAVFLPIGLFIYSFTQYSHVSWVGPAIGLAPIAFGIYFVFESTYSYTADCYGESSSSAIAGQGLMRNTLGAVTPLFANAFFHNVGSQYAGLILALFGTVLSLIPFVMFKYGYKLRARSKLAIEM; encoded by the coding sequence ATGTCTAATTATATCCCGTCTTTCTCTGCACCCAACTCAAGGCCCGGGTCCCCTCTCCCCCTGGGGTCGCCGTCTGCTTCAAGACCTACGAGCTTCTACGCCAATTCCAGAGCGAATTCGTTCGTGGGCACGAGACGAAACTCTGCTGTTCCTCCGACGTCGAGAAAGAACTCTGTTGCTGCTCCTTCGAGGAAGAATTCTACTGCGCCCCCTTCAAGAAGGAATAGTGAGGATAAGGGTGCTTCGGATCCTGAGTCTACTGACCTTGAGGTTCTGAAGAATGAAAAGGGTGAACCCCTTGCTGGACGTATCGTTGGTGGTAAATATGTTGATCCAAGCAATGAATCCGTCGATCCGGAGTTTGGGGCTATCAAGACAGTTGATATCGATATGCCTCTTACCCTGACGGAACTTGTTAatgagaagggcaaggaatACATCGTGCTTGGTTTTGCGACTGGCGATAAAGAGAATCCCTTCAACTGGAATCCTTGGTATAAGCGATCAATCTCTACTATTCTCAACTTGATGACCTTGTTTATCGGTCTTGCTACAACTGCCTACAGCTCAGGTATTGCTAGCATGTGCAAGGACCTCGATGCTCCTAACATCAAGGGCCAATTGGGTCTTTTCACTTTCAACATCAGCTGTGCTGTCGCACCCATGGTACTAGCTCCCTTTTGTGAATTGGTCGGTCGCAAGGTCGTCTACGCCAGTTCATTCCTTTGCTTCTCACTGCTCTTCATCGGCCTCGCTCTCGCCAAGGACATTGACACTATCATTGGCCTTCGACTTCTACTTGGTCTTTTCGGCTGCGTCGGTACTATTCTTGTTGGCGGTACCTTTGATGATATGTACGAGCCTCACCACCGAAGTCGGCCTATGGCCATGTTCAGTTGGGTCGCTATTTTCGGAACCGTTGCTGCTCCCATCTACGCTGGCTTCATTGACCAGGCTAttggatggcgatggatcgAGGGTATTCAGGGCATTGCTAATGTTCCTCTGCTCCTCGTTATCTTCTTCTATTTCCCTGAGACCCGTGGTGGTGTCGCCCTTCACAAGCGAGCTAAGGCTCTTCGACAAGCTACTGGTGATGAGCGCTACGTCTCTGCTGGTGACATCTTGACTCCCAGTCTACAGGCTATGCTCAAGGCTAGTTCCGTTAAGGCTATTCACATGTTGGTCACTGAGCCTGTCGTCTTCGCCTTTGGTCTCTGGATTGCTTTCTGCTGGGCTgttgtcttcctcttcctttcagTTATCCCCATTACCTTCCAGGAGCACCATGGCTGGGGCGAGGGTGTCAGCGGTCTTCCCTACATCTCTCTCTGCATCGGTACTACTCTCGGCTGGTTGGCTCATCACCTCCAGATGCGCAAGTTTGACCGCCTCGTCGCCGACCCCAACGTCAAGGTCACCCCCGAAGCCCGCCTCTACGGCGCCATGTACGGAGCTGTCTTCCTCCCCATTGGTCTGTTCATCTACAGCTTCACCCAGTATTCTCATGTCTCTTGGGTCGGTCCCGCAATTGGTCTTGCTCCCATAGCCTTCGGTATCTACTTCGTTTTCGAGAGTACCTACAGTTACACCGCTGATTGCTATGGTGAgagttcttcttctgccatCGCTGGTCAGGGTCTAATGCGAAACACTCTCGGTGCTGTTACGCCTTTGTTCGCCAATGCATTCTTCCACAATGTCGGAAGCCAGTATGCTGGCCTCATCCTTGCCTTGTTTGGTACTGTACTGAGCTTGATTCCTTTCGTCATGTTCAAGTACGGATATAAGCTCCGAGCTCGAAGCAAGCTGGCCATTGAGATGTAA
- the STC3 gene encoding (+)-eremophilene synthase (EggNog:ENOG41), whose translation MRRRTVGGYPCISLIAYAHNVNLSQEAFEHPSVQECIAVGCDLAWIHNDIVSYKKNVKSGIEHNFVTVLKKNGFTTQQAMDRAGELQDECYRRWYLSLASMPIWGESIDREVLRYIEACHSFPLDDLLWSFQTGRYLGATERYKLHETRVLDLSDLEPIAV comes from the exons ATGCGTAGGAGGACTGTTGGTGGATATCCATGCATCAGTCTCATCGC CTATGCCCACAACGTAAACTTGTCGCAGGAGGCATTTGAGCACCCTTCTGTTCAGGAATGCATAGCTGTAGGCTGTGACCTTGCCTGGAT CCACAACGATATCGTCTCATACAAGAAAAACGTCAAGTCAGGTATTGAGCACAACTTTGTCACAGTCCTGAAGAAGAACGGCTTCACTACTCAACAAGCCATGGATAGAGCAGGTGAACTCCAGGATGAGTGTTATCGCCGATGGTACCTCTCTCTGGCAAGCATGCCTATCTGGGGTGAGTCTATTGATCGTGAAGTGTTGAGATATATCGAGGCATGCCATAGCTTCCCTCTCGATGACCTGCTTTGGAGCTTCCAAACAGGGCGATATTTGGGAGCCACGGAGCGATACAAGTTGCATGAGACGAGGGTTTTAGACCTGTCGGACTTGGAGCCTATCGCTGTGTGA